GTTAATGTTATCTGTCAGTTTTGACCGTTGGTTTAATTAGACACATCAGCATGGATCATTATTGGGTACAGTGATAGCTATAATATTGGAAAACggttatatattattgctacggaaatataaatatatagcaaGCTCTTACAAGTTCAATGTccctctatttatttttattttatttatatttttttctttccaagAATTACTACGACTTCCTGTGATATAACATGCACATAGCTGTTTTTATCGTCATCAAAATCAACAGTTTACGAGGATAACTTTGAGATTCGAATAGagtctacacggaaaaaaaattcacggattttttacgatttaactatcgtaattttcattatatagtattgtaacgctggactataagttttcaataataatttttacaatagactatcgtaatttttattttataatttatactactacctgaaagaaaaaatcagaTACTATAGAGTAAATTATACAATTTGCGTCAACATAAATTCTAATACAACTATCGTAAAATGAATGAGTCGGTAATGtagaatttctttaaatataaaataataattagaagtcaatggagtaaaatatattttcttaagaaagtagaacttataattaatagaaaagaaaaatttatcatttggaatttttttttttttttaacagttaaaTTAAGAAGGAAAATACaatctcgaaataaaaataaaacatgttgaagtagtaataataaaatatttatttaatattttttcaaatatatttttttggtgtatataaaatttagtattaattattttaactttataagttataatattaCATCAGATTCCaaaagtattataattttttccttttgaataaataactcatttctttgtattcaaaatacgcacatgtagaaaatttaaaaaaaccataggtgcaattttttcgaatactttttttctataatttatcatttgtaaaaaaatccaaaaattattaggcgtctgctaacttcagtatccataaagaaactttaaatgtccataatttGAGGTTATTGTCGACAAATGAAGAATATCCTGTAACAAAATTAggagaattgaatttattagaaaaaataaattttcattcatttagaATCATTTATCCTATGACCACATAATActactaaattgtttataaaaataaacttcatgtccagataaataattttaaaacgaaCGATATACCCACAGAATattcagtttaataaaaattaaatagtataaattatacttacactaccaaattattatattccagAATCTATGTAGGTTTGTTATGAAGAAagcacagttttttttttaaatttcttatttacaaTTGTCCGAAAAACGTCATGAAAAATAACCTCTATTTCTGCACTACACTGTGGATAAAGATGaactgatttataaatatatatagttgaaCCACAAATAATACAGACAAAGTAGATGTCatcatttgtatatatatatatatatatatatatatatatactcacaCAAGCATCACATCATGGTATTGTGACATTTGTCTTTCATACGGAAACGCTTCAGATGGCATATACTATAccatgtcaaaaaatttacaattcaactatcgtaatttttgtgacttgtattgtaaaaacatagaggcagcactgtaaaTTAAGAGgaagaataaaagaataaatattataattaaatctcattttttattcttttactatttacgatagtaacattgtaatatttcttattgaattttatacaacaagctcttaataaaattacgatagtgaatagtaaaaaatcttttacaaactgtaaattttcgtatcatatatttgaaagttacagataataaaagtatagtcCAGGATTACGATAGTAATATTGGAATTTttcgtcgaattttttttccgtgtatgcaCGAGAAAATTCGCCTCACCTTGGCATGGGTTTGATGCACTTCAGAGTACAGCTCGAGAGATTGTTATTactttaaacatttatttccTCATATAAAAACACGTGTTACTATTTTAAtggtaagtaaaataaaaatctttagCAACTCAccgttataaatttattgcacCATAagaataatcatttttattgtgtTAGTTAACGCGTCAATATAACGCGCGCAGCTCTAAAATAGTCAGGTGGCCATCAATCATCGGGAGTACAAGAGGCGTTGCAGGCCAATAGTGACAAGATTAATGTCGCTCTATTTAAGTCGATTGCCTGCTGCGAATTATGCGAAAGAGAAAGATGGtatgtatatacatgtatatatacatatttataatattataaaagagACGATGAACCTGCGCACTTTCACAATCTCCAATTGGAATTTGCGCAAGACTCGGCTCTTTACAGGTGGTCCATCGTCCATcggttgtaaattattttaagattATTGACATGTGTAGCAGACCGACATGTTAAGTCTGCGTACTTATCGATACAAGTATCTGTAGTTTTGCGGTtcttacatatttaaataattacaagccTTTGAATCtttggaaaattaattacgttagCTGTCACAACATGTCAATTGGAACCTGGTACTGACAATCATCATAATGACATTCtcactttaatttataaaaaatatataatataaatgttaCTTAGGTATCACCCCGTATAAGTATACCAGGTAAATTTAAACCGCGACGGGCCTTCTCAACCCACGAGCGGTAACTTCCCCTGGCCGAGGGAGGCCAGCAAGAACCAGTCGAGTGGGGACAAGACAAGACACCTTGCTGGTCATTCTTTATCCTCTACTCATAAGATCACCAAAGAGCgggcattaaatttaaaatttatgtttgttCGCTCCGGCAATCCACCTGCTATAGTACTTTGTGGTGGATCACAATGCAGCAGGAAATGGTGATGCCTGTAAATGGAGTAACTGTTGCGTTATATTAGGCAAGTTTGTAAAATAACGATAGCTAAGTTTGGACGAAATCTCCTAACCGAGAAGCTCGCTCTAGTCTTAAAATTATCGAGCATCGGTCGGTCGATCGGACGCCAAGGTGTGGCGAGAGCGAACTCTCCTCCTCGTTTCACGTTTCTCTGATATTCCCCTGCCCCCACTTTGAACGCCACCGCCGGCAGCTCCTACTGTCCTTCTCCGTTCCCTTTCCTGCTATACGGCGAGTCCCTCTCCAGTTCGTCTGCACACCAGCAGCCCCTTCTCCTGGACTTACCTGGCAATCCACCCGTAAGTTCGTCGCTCGTTCGGTCCATTGCGGTGTTTCGCGCCGCGCAGTTGACACGCCGTGTGTACAATCACTTTTTACCTGTTGCTAGACTGTGttgatagtaataatattataaatagtaccaataataataataataataataataaataataataataataataatgtcctggaatataatttaaaaataaacatcgtAAGCTCAACAACAAAAGTGCAATGAACCGgtgatagtaaaaaataatattaccaGTAAAAGAGATTCGTGTCAGTGAATCCAAGTGTGCTAAAACGACAAGGTGGATTTTTAATTcttgtacaataattttaattctcatacttgttcttcatcttcttcttcttcttcagtatttttttGGAGCAGTATTCACAATTGGCTGTTGGTTGCTTTCTTCACGATCCTGTCTCTGTTACTCTCTTACTGCGTAGTCTCGGTTTAGAACCAACCATAAaccgtattattatttaccagaGAGACGGACGAGAGACGCGCATTCTCCTGGCATTAAGGTGAGTTGCGTGCttacttcttcttcttcttcttcgtctTGTTCTTGTTCTTGTTTGGGTTAAACTTCCTCCAGttattcttattcttcttCCTTGTAGTTTTGCCGGTATAACTTTTATTCTCAATAGCAATCTACCGGGTTGTCTTGATGAAATTTATCCCAACTTTAGCCAGGAAAAGTCGCCGGGGCTTAACTCGGTATGTAATTTTAATCTAAATTAGTTGAAAGTAAGAACCAGCGCGGATGGTAATATGGTTTCACTGACGGTGTACACTCTCGAGCGGTTACAAAAGAAACATCAGACAGAACAGAGCCAAGAGCCAAGTCAGAGCCAATTGCTCTCAAGTCAAACTCTCTTGAAGGCTGATCGGTGGGAACCCGGTGATTCGCAGGAGTAGAGATGGATAACGTGGAAACGGGTTTAAGTATGAAAGTAATTGAGGAAGTGGACGGGTGCACGAAGTACCCGAAGCTACACTACGACGGACAATCATCGGAGTAGTTTAAGAGTTTAAGCTTTAGCTTGAGCCAAAGGCTAGCCGTCCTTATTATACAAAGACGTGTAAGTTAAGTGCATTACATAGGAAGCGAGTGGAAAACGTTGGCAGCGGCTAAAGACTCAACTGCTTTGACAGCTAAACTATCCTACCATGTACTGCATATACGCGCGGTATATGTATACACCAACTACTTGTACTGAAACTCGGTGCTCTGTGCTCTGTGCTCTGTGTTGATGAACTCTCTTTTACGTAACTTCAGAGTCCGGTTACGGCTGTAAAAAATCCTTCTTCTCTTCTGTCGGAATGATTGCCTTGTTTGGTGGAACCTGTTGATTAACTATTTTCGCAAggatatactttttaaaagtaatattcATCGTTGCCTTGAGTTTAAACTGGAAATTCCTGGGTCTAGATGTAGGATGGAACTAAAGTTTGATGGATCGGTGGATCGCTGATGGTACAATGATGCTTTTGATTTAGTTTGTTACAGTTGAGCGATGGCCTTGAGGCTTCGCAGTAGCAAAGATGTCAAGAAAAGCTCATACTACGTATGGTATTTGGGAGCGAGGGAGGCCAAAGGCGTGGATGCTATGCCAGGTGCCATAGCATATCTCCTCGAGCGTGAAAGACTCCAAGAACCTTTCAAGGTCACACTGCAGGTAAGAGATCCTGAGAGAAAGACTTGGGGTAAAACTATTTTTGCGTGAGTGGTGCTGATGTTGGTGCTGGTGCTGGTGCTGGTGGAGTGAGTCAGTGAGTGAGGAACCTgttttttattagtattttaacttttgaacaagattatttaaaattagaatataaacaataaaatccACATTATACGATGGTATTAATGCTTATTCTTATCTTGCTCGGGGTTAAATTTACCGGTCgacacttaaaattttaagtttaaattcctaATCGCACTTTTACAGTCCGGTcgacatataaatttaaaattcaaagtgTCTTGAGGCTATTTACATTCCCCATggctttttactttttacctcttgccaaatatttttgtatacatttaaattatttatcgttttatttttaatgctgttgaaattgatattattattatgttttttttcttcattatttatttttaatcataaagaaaataaagagGACACTGTGatgaataagaaaatttaaattgcaagtGAATTACTATTCTTAAAATAGTTACATCTTTTCATAATTAACCATGAATTCCATCGCAATACCATCGCAATCACAATCACCATCAGCATCATcgtattttcttaaattaacaaatcgtGAAATTCATAATCTTTATCTCACTCTCATTCTCCGCGATATTTAAATCCGAAAGTAGAAaactttgataaaattttaaaattaggtCTGTCTAGTGTGACGACGGCTTTTAAATTCCCGagatttattacttattagtCATAGGATTCATCAGCAGGTGAaaggagaaattttttagtctcAATTTAGAATTACGCTGAGCAACAAGcggttaagaaaaatatataaatttatcaacaagttTACTGCCATCATGTCCATGTCCTTTGCCGGCATTTGTTTGCATTGTGTgcagttaaataaaagttgtatgCGCGTGTGGGGGATTGCATGTTCGCCGGAGAACGACCAGTGTAAGCATTTGAATCTGGAAAAGGAGTAGAGATAGTGGCCCGATTTTAAGCGAATTACTTTAGTCGCGACCGCGTTTTACAGCGCAATAAACCTCCTTAGCGTGTTATTGTGTAGGCGCAAGTACATTCTGAGTGTCAATGTAATACACATGCGTGCGCACATGTGCATGCCAAGTGTTATTCGAAAGCACAATGTGACTGACGCGGCATAATAACTCATTACTCATTACCATTACTACCAAtattaccattattattattattactaccaTTAGAGAGACACCATCAACGCTAACGGACAGCTAAGGAAGTAAAATGCCAGAACTTTCGCCAGCGGATTgtgtcattttattatttgctaATTCATGCGTTTATTTGCACTCTCACATCAGATAAGGGTTGATTACGTTCGTGGGAACCGCACAAAATATAACTGAAAAGGATAAAAAttctaagtaaaaaaaaaaaaaattaaacataaaCATAAACAACAATATCCCCTTGTCAATTAGAGActcatttataataaatgcaTTAACTTACTACTACCAAGAATGTAAAAGCCTATTCTATGAAAAATGTACAAATACAAGATCCAAGTTGCTAGTTCTaccaaaaataaacaaaactatTAGTACTCAGAATGCTTATTATGtagcaattaaatattttaacaaactCCCTGCTGATATGAAAACTATAGACTgtagtaaaaaattgttaaaaaaaaagttaagttaCTGGATAAGAAACCTTAATGGTTAACATgcttaaaaaatgtaatggAAAATGCGAGTATTTGATTGGATATTTCttttctgataattatttataattttgtatttctttctttataaatttattactttttgtacTTATTATCTCTTTGCATTGTATTATCgacaaaaattgtataaaaagtatatgtattataaaattgatatttttgtaCTGGTTCTATAAACAGGTGTCTTTACACCCCGATAGAATTCCTTaccagataaataaataaataaataaataaataaacattgaGACCGAGACcgtaaataatgaaaagagAAATGCGTGTTGACAAGATGATTGCAAGAAAGCAATAGCTTATGATCGAGTTACATTATAATTTCTCTCCGAGTCGTCGATCAACGTAATCGGCAAGACAGTAACCGAGCACACGTGTTTAAGTATCCATAAACTTTGAGGATTTACACTCCAGATCGTCGTTAGATCACTTTGGCGTTCAGTTGAGATGCTAGATGATTTTGGGAAAATAGATGTCATTGGTAATTCTAAACTGTGCGGTATAATGTATTAGATTTAATAAAGTAGTTGGAGTAAAGCACATAGAAAGTAGGCAGAAGAGTATTAAGGCATACGCGCATATAATCTAAAAAAGGAAACGTATAGAGTAATAGATGAGTTGTCTACTATAATACGGAGTCCTGAGAATAGTTTTCCGCAATCTGATGGCAAAATCGTCTACGACTGCTCGTAcagattattattgttattgtaacttaaatcaaagttttatgtacatacatatttatgtatatacataattgCGTAATTGTAATTGCACATTAAGCGGCAACGACAAAGACCGGTACGAGTACGCGGACGACATCAGTGACGACTAAAAGTCATTTCGAGAAAGTTTAGATGGATGATTGCTGATGCCTGTTACGTTATGCTGATTGTGTTAGAATGAGCAGGAGGGGGTCCCGAGATCTTTGTCACGATAGACGAACTCTATAGACATGTCGCATAATCTATTGGCAAGATGATGATGAGAACTGTCGACAGTCTGGTGTTATTGTAGTCGAGGATTAAGTTAATAATCAATCTCTTTTCTTATTCAGTCTTTGTTCTCCAGAAAGTGTTCCGAGGcgatcttttaaattttttcattcactAAAAATCTATGTCTgttattgtatataatttttaataattttatatatttttcctttCTCCGTCAAAGTATTCTAATGCCAATAACCTCGATTACCGCTGTGAAAACTCGTAGCTTCCGGGATATAAGTCATTGGTTGGAGATAACGGTGATGCCGATGACGCTTGCGCTTACAATGAGTCTTTGGTTGGTCTATCTGTGTAACAAGTCGGTGTACTGAGCCCATCATCGGTCACGAGCTgtattgtatatatgtatcaaTGTAGTACAAAGTCTTTGTATTGGTGAGTTACGACACTGTGAGCTCAGCACACCATacagcatatatatatttatatatttatatataccaGTCTCCAATAATATGCTTTTCTAAAGGGgtgaggaaataaaaaatgtatattaagAAATATGGGAATTAAAGATCGGATGAGCATTCCCTGGCGTTCTAAACCGCCTACCGATTGATTATTACTCGAGGATAGTGAGGAGAGTTAAATCTAAAGTTGCTTATAGATACCGATATTATATACCAAGAGCCGTAAGCCAAGAAGGTGTGCAATGAATGAGAAAATATAATAGTTTGTAGGCATGCTAGCTGGCGGTCTATTATAATGCCGTGTGATACTTACACACTTAAATCACGAtgaatagataaatttatatgaatgttataataataatgataatgtaaataaataaatattaatcacTGGCATTCACTTATGGACAATTGTTGTGCCAACAGGTCAGCAGCAAAGGCTTGAAGATTATTCAGACAGTACATCCAGGTATGTCGACGAAGGCTGCTGTGAAACATCTTGTGCCAGGTCACGCTGTTCTTGCAGCTGTACAACGGGAGGACGTCGTCGCTGCTACTCTTCTTCTTCCCAATCCAGCTACTAACAATCCTGTTCACGTTCACGCCTACAGGTTTGTAAGGCTTCAAACaccttttatttataattattattttatctttccTGCACGCAATCACACAGACATTTACTGGAGACGCGGTCATTCTAGTCTCCAGGCGGCCGGTAAATTtctacactgaaaaattttggagtaaacgcggagtgaaataaatatttaatgaaataaaatccagtaGGACACGGGATATAAATGCTAGGCCAGAGTATAACCTGTAACACATGAGAATACAATGGCACTGAGAGTAGAGTAACACAGAATTAATTAGACTCCGCAGCTGGAATTGAGTAACCCAGGACActattgtatataaaaaatattaagcgATACGTTCAACACAATGAAGACAAGTGTTTCGAtggatttactttttttgttcCCGATTTTTTGCTCAAGCTATCTGAGAAACCGTAAAGTCAATGCTagtaaaacttttaaataataaaataataacacgCTGGGATGATTATTGTTCTGTAGTAAAAAGAGATGGTCTCTTACCGAGAATCGGATTTAATCCCGACTTATTTTCATTACTTAAGaccaattttaaaataataaccgCGCCAGCCGTCTCGAGTCTTAACTTCCGAAtgtaaaatacaaatatatgagttttattttcttctcgGATATGTATCTGTTGGTACTCTTAGCAGTGTAAGCGTCAGTCTATACAAATGAAGGCCATCCAGTTCGCCATCTCTCAGATGTTAAATATCTTGCGCATTATCCTGGTGCTCGTTATACGACCTCGCCTACGTCGTTAATTAACGATTTTCACGATTCCTAACGGTGGTTTATCCTTACAAGCTGCCTTCATCTGATGTTGATGTTGACGGTGATGGCAACAGTGCCGGGAGACCTATAGAACaacgtaattttaataatttaatgcttGTATTAAACATTATCATCCTCATAGCCGGCACCTAGTCCCAGAAGCTTTTACGTATTATACTCTGAGTTATTTCTCACACGCTTGTATCTACACACcatttgaattcttttatAAGACTACCTGTTAGCAACACATACTATCTACattcacacacatacatgcgcACATGGACCGCGCGCGAAAACATATTACGGTGCATGTCTATTTAAAACGAGGAAATTGCGTTGGCAGTGTGCGAATTACTCCATTCACGGTTTACAATCTTATTTAAACCCGttggtaaattatttattatagtaATGCTTGTAtacactcatatatttatttatttatttatttcctatttattatttggtaATTTTCATAACGATTATTGCCGCACAATTGACCTGTTTGTTTAAAGATccataactaaaaaattaatgactctataatattatagtactggcataaaaattaaatcacgAAACTAGTGCAAGTTTGATACTATATTATTAtcctgttattattttattttatatctttatatataaattaattacatttttcaaacggtttttagattttttcgtCGAATCGAAATAATTGATTCGACTTTCGAGCCGATCTGAATTATTCCCAAGTTTTCGGatcattttaaaactttatttttaacgacTTAAAATTGTGATATTTTTGTCAGAGTCAATatctctaatatttttaaaatatatttgtgggcgcacacagaaaaaacagatatcttgagtcaagaaaatatttttgaagacaaacgttttcgggaaccaagtcaagattttcttgagccaagagaattcgtcttggttggagaagatttctactttatctgagaaaatttagatctacaaaaaaattttcttgaatcaagaatatttaccttcagtcgagaatttttttttttgtgtgcagATGTGATTCAGTAGAAACTGCCGAAATTCTCGGCGCTCAATTAAAAGCTCTTGCCTCAAATTCCGACAACTCTGCAAAGATAAACGGATCAGACAGCAGAATTAGGAGTAATATAGGAAGTGATGGTCGGAGTACAAGAGAATCAGAGTCATCTGAGGGCAGCGGAGAGCACAGACACATTCCAGTTCAGTCGGCTACTATTTACGAGTCACTGGCTGCTGAATTGAGAGCGAAATTGGGTATTCTtcataaatattcattgaCTTGTGggttaaaaatgaataaataaccATAGCTGGTGTGTCTTTACGGTCTGATTCAGGTAGAGGTAACTCTGGTGACAATGACGTAGGACCAATATTACTGCCACCGCGTGACTACGATACTGTACACAGACACCGTGGAAATCTCGCAGGTATCGAATTCCGACGTTGTCTCAATCAAAATATCGTGGGTGGCAACACGGCGATCGAGAGAGGCGGAACACGTAGCGCTGCCAGCAGTGGTATCGGCTCGGACAGTGCGGCTACTCCGCCCCCGTATCAACCACATCATCCTCTGGGTCCACGACCTTCTCGGCCATCCAGAGATACTTCTTCTGGTGAGTTATTCACCTGACTTAAATATAATACACAATCCACAATAATTATCCTccatataggggagggtggggcagagcggcccccctgaaattttgaccaaaaaaaaaattttttttttttcgactaattactataaattcgatatgtttgcgcatttttacccctacgcatgacatttggggcaaaatggacaagcccgaaattttgaaaaagtgattttttcatatttctatcatcaaattaaaaaaaaattattataattccacatttctagccctacgcataacacctggggcaaaatggaccagccgaaacttccgaaaaaattattttttcatatttttcggccgtttctttatggaagaggcaaatttggtcactaaaaatttataaaaattaaattgttttttttagttgataaatttttgaaataaagtaaaattatagaattgatttttttttttattaaataacaattagtaattaaggtaatcgagagtgaacgattttttacgctttaaaaaatttttttcgagtaatataaaaccaaaaatagttgtcaagagaaagaaatacgttcttaatgatgaaaacaatttaaaaaaaaaaaaaacaaaaaaacaaatttttttatcactttttgaagggggccgctctgccccacaaaaaaaaaaaaaatttcagaattttggcaaaatgtccataaatttgttcgaaataggacaaaagtaaagtgatcttatggttgaaagccacaaaaaaaaataattggcttaggggggccgctctgccccaccctcccctacatcTCTCACCTCTTAATCTTATCAcgccatttatttattaagcattcaaataatctattaatttaattatcacataaatatttatttaacggtACACTTATTATTGAGCTGAcctttaaatcaaataaattttcttaatttatgtaataaaaCGACTGGTAAATTTAATGTGTCGATATCTTTAGCTTTTTAGTAAGACATAGACATACTTTCTAAGATTATTGTCAAATTGAAATATATGTAAGTAGCAAGAGGAAGGAATTCCATTTGGTTAATATGAAGAAACAAATTACCGATTTTATCAGCGGGTTTTTAAAATGTCGACACTATTAATATCCTAAAAATGGGCAATTTCTAATCCCGGTGTCCAGAAACCAGATACTGGCCAGCAACTTTTTTGGGCGCGAAATTGGTTTTGATGAAGAGATTGACTCTCAGCTGGACAAAAAGCGGATTGGGCTGCTGTTGTTGCTGGTCACTGGATAATATTGAGGGGCGTCGGCTGTAAAAGGAATTTGGACACTTTCTACTCGCAGAACAGGTTAACGTAGATGTAGATAAATGAACGTGTAT
This genomic interval from Microplitis mediator isolate UGA2020A chromosome 2, iyMicMedi2.1, whole genome shotgun sequence contains the following:
- the LOC130662927 gene encoding uncharacterized protein LOC130662927, producing the protein MALRLRSSKDVKKSSYYVWYLGAREAKGVDAMPGAIAYLLERERLQEPFKVTLQVSSKGLKIIQTVHPGMSTKAAVKHLVPGHAVLAAVQREDVVAATLLLPNPATNNPVHVHAYRCDSVETAEILGAQLKALASNSDNSAKINGSDSRIRSNIGSDGRSTRESESSEGSGEHRHIPVQSATIYESLAAELRAKLGRGNSGDNDVGPILLPPRDYDTVHRHRGNLAGIEFRRCLNQNIVGGNTAIERGGTRSAASSGIGSDSAATPPPYQPHHPLGPRPSRPSRDTSSDEDWGGANEDSEYLQDQNSNVALPRVNRSPERSIGLTRGASPNSSNRIRRAPELRQRSPSPQYQPKVDPIEVTSPRERFQDAKEMFKAMERENNARPVIVRPRESSENRGKHKLEQSRQLHEIDRTRHLTSSISHSAPVHHDHLVRRSHPNLERDKERDRGDYRSKPSRTRVQNYSSVDHLAEIELSSSRPRPRSFYDNSSSGRVDQKDSRHVMDLRERESRERHSRDLMREKTRIRPMAYQEIPKHDRYHLDRENSRQSFEILPTPGRYRHSYAEPPRLGLAALDPY